A single genomic interval of Clostridium facile harbors:
- the rd gene encoding rubredoxin — protein sequence MAKYVCTVCGYVYDPEVGEPDAGIAAGTAFEDLPDDFVCPLCGVGKDQFEAE from the coding sequence ATGGCAAAATATGTATGTACTGTATGTGGTTATGTATATGACCCAGAAGTAGGCGAACCAGATGCAGGTATCGCTGCTGGAACAGCTTTTGAAGATCTTCCAGATGATTTTGTTTGCCCATTATGTGGTGTAGGCAAAGACCAATTTGAAGCTGAATAA